In a single window of the Alosa sapidissima isolate fAloSap1 chromosome 18, fAloSap1.pri, whole genome shotgun sequence genome:
- the LOC121690459 gene encoding endonuclease domain-containing 1 protein-like → MTVSVMARMRLKSFFPGNLLMGMMFILVVTATIERDFSPECREFLYMGTPPVGIESGTLVKICQRYNGKPRYVTLYDTTNRVPLYSAYTFKRSDGMKSVDVPWMYEPQLSTTSETGEMQSFPRHYVHQNFEDAQAVLDDYTNAIDYERGLLNTDEHQAEPDDKAAAYTLTNAVPQVREFNVGSWKAHEHVIRKRLNNYCRGTAYIITGIVPSGNHIRRYNMDRVGIPSYVWSAYCCINYDRNAPYGERYKFPAHAHYGPNEKENNQVLELSIKKLEEFLKKSMVVDKSFRLFVDDCVPPSLALS, encoded by the exons atgactgtatcaGTCATGGCACGTATGAGATTGAAATCTTTCTTTCCCGGTAACTTGTTAATGGGCATGATGTTTATTCTTGTGGTCACGGCAACGATCGAGAGAGACTTCTCCCCTGAGTGCCGGGAGTTTCTTTACATGGGCACTCCGCCTGTGGGCATTGAAAGCGGCACCCTGGTGAAGATCTGCCAGCGATACAACGGCAAGCCGCGCTACGTGACGCTGTACGACACCACCAACCGCGTGCCCCTCTACTCGGCGTACACCTTCAAGCGCTCCGACGGGATGAAGAGTGTGGACGTTCCGTGGATGTACGAACCCCAG CTGTCCACCACTTCAGAGACAGGCGAGATGCAGTCATTCCCGCGGCACTACGTGCACCAGAACTTCGAGGACGCGCAGGCTGTCCTGGACGACTACACCAACGCCATTGACTATGAGCGGGGCCTCCTCAACACGGACGAGCACCAGGCAGAACCGGACGACAAGGCGGCGGCCTACACGCTCACCAACGCGGTGCCGCAGGTGCGCGAGTTCAACGTCGGGTCCTGGAAAGCCCATGAGCATGTCATCCGCAAGCGCCTCAACAACTACTGCCGCGGCACGGCCTACATCATCACGGGGATCGTGCCGTCCGGCAACCACATCCGCCGCTACAACATGGACCGCGTAGGCATCCCGTCGTACGTGTGGTCGGCGTACTGCTGCATCAACTACGACCGCAACGCACCCTACGGCGAACGCTACAAGTTCCCTGCCCACGCCCACTACGGCCCTAACGAAAAGGAAAATAACCAAGTTTTGGAACTTTCTATCAAGAAGTTGGAGGAATTTCTCAAGAAGTCCATGGTTGTCGACAAGAGTTTCCGGTTATTTGTGGACGACTGTGTTCCCCCAAGCCTTGCATTGTCTTAG
- the si:dkey-85k7.10 gene encoding endonuclease domain-containing 1 protein, producing MRETQPYAILCLVASSLLMVWTPPVLASVVTDFNHAERCKNSLYMGTPPRGYLSHALKKVCQRYEDKPRYVTLYDPQKRIPIYSAYIFKKTDGEKTVDMPWMFEPQLSSDKGSSNMEAFPQSAKMHKNFEDTQAILEDYADVVQYERVLLNPDEHQSDPEDKAATYTLTNVVPQLREFSTGPWAKHKDTLRRRLNNFCRGTAYMITGVTTSGHMIRRDNLDRVAVPEHLWTAYCCPDYDRNAPYAERYKFPAYAAFGLNDRVNNHMQELSISDLQRFLKNHMEVDKNFQIFYNDCIPDS from the exons ATGAGGGAAACACAGCCATATGCCATCCTGTGTCTGGTTGCGTCGAGTCTCCTGATGGTTTGGACGCCGCCTGTGCTGGCATCGGTGGTGACCGACTTCAACCACGCCGAGCGCTGCAAGAACTCTCTGTACATGGGCACCCCGCCGCGAGGGTACCTCAGCCACGCTCTCAAGAAGGTCTGCCAGCGCTACGAGGACAAGCCGCGCTACGTCACCCTCTACGACCCCCAGAAGCGCATCCCTATCTACTCGGCCTACATCTTCAAGAAAACTGATGGCGAGAAGACTGTAGACATGCCCTGGATGTTCGAGcctcag CTTTCATCGGACAAAGGCAGCAGCAACATGGAGGCTTTCCCCCAGTCTGCCAAGATGCACAAGAACTTCGAGGACACGCAGGCGATTCTGGAGGACTACGCCGACGTGGTCCAGTACGAGCGGGTCCTCCTGAACCCGGACGAGCACCAGTCTGACCCGGAGGACAAGGCggccacatacacactcaccaacGTGGTGCCGCAGCTCCGGGAGTTCAGCACGGGCCCCTGGGCCAAGCACAAAGACACCCTGCGTCGCCGACTCAACAACTTCTGCCGCGGCACG GCTTACATGATCACTGGGGTGACGACCTCGGGTCACATGATCCGCCGAGACAACCTGGACCGCGTGGCTGTTCCCGAGCACTTGTGGACTGCCTACTGCTGCCCCGATTACGACCGCAACGCCCCCTATGCCGAGCGCTACAAGTTTCCAGCCTACGCAGCGTTCGGCCTCAACGACCGCGTCAACAACCACATGCAGGAGCTCTCCATAAGTGACCTGCAGAGGTTCCTGAAGAACCACATGGAGGTTGACAAGAACTTCCAGATCTTCTATAATGACTGTATACCAGATTCGTGA
- the LOC121689306 gene encoding zona pellucida sperm-binding protein 3-like isoform X1, with protein sequence MHLLFQTISAIIAFTFTYGVSHISNNKNSVLFENATNLSTSSLVVPQRRKSLAYKLKHLEEFSGKEIEDGSSKSGLRLACGEKNLKITIKRDFFGRGVPFPPSFIRLGDDPEAHGVCRPPQMNLLSSTEMVLSAGLHDCGSKSEVIGDWLIYSNRLVFTPAPLQTFSGSLIQRGLPSVVLIECHYKRRQTVRSEPLTPTWLPMTSTVQAAGLLSFSLKVMGDDWRSVSSSMVYLQGEPVFLEAAVSAPLHPLLRLYVDYCVASLDSDPLSKPRYEFIVNHGCLVDSLMPYSSSQFAPRAGDNSLRFSIQAFQFTQESQQEQVVIKCHLTVLPKQVAPDNLYKACSFHQPSLSWRSADGDDAVCSCCVTGDCLGHKHGTNMKAISSTPTPLPTTEKKTNTAVGPLHFLPRTQ encoded by the exons ATGCATCTACTTTTTCAAACAATTTCAGCTATCATTGCATTTACCTTTACTTATGGTGTTTCGCATATctctaataataaaaacagtgtTTTGTTTGAAAATGCTACCAACCTCTCTACTTCAAGCCTCGTGGTTCCTCAAAGGAGAAAGTCGTTAGcctacaaactcaaacatttagAAGAATTCTCTGGTAAGGAAATTGAAGACGGGTCTAGTAAATCGGGTTTGAGATTAGCCTGCGGAGAGAAGAACTTGAAGATTACTATCAAGAGAGACTTCTTCGGTAGAGGTGTCCCTTTCCCCCCAAGCTTTATCCGACTCGGTGATGACCCCGAGGCTCATGGAGTATGTAGGCCTCCTCAGATGAATCTTTTGTCCTCCACCGAGATGGTGCTGTCTGCTGGTTTACATGACTGTGGGAGCAAATCAGAA GTGATTGGAGACTGGCTTATTTACTCCAATAGACTAGTGTTCACCCCTGCACCGCTACAAACCTTTAGTGGCAGTCTGATCCAGCGGGGATTGCCCTCAGTGGTGCTTATTGAATGTCATTATAAAAG gaggcaaACAGTAAGAAGTGAGCCCTTGACCCCCACCTGGTTACCGATGACCTCCACTGTCCAGGCTGCAGGACTGCTGAGTTTTTCCCTGAAGGTCATGGGGG ATGACTGGAGGTCTGTCAGCAGTTCCATGGTCTACCTGCAGGGGGAGCCAGTGTTCCTGGAGGCGGCGGTGTCCGCTCCTCTGCACCCTCTTCTGCGTCTGTATGTGGACTACTGTGTGGCCTCTCTGGACTCTGATCCCCTTTCCAAACCACGTTATGAATTCATTGTGAATCACGG GTGTCTGGTTGACAGCCTGATGCCCTACTCCTCGTCCCAGTTTGCCCCTAGAGCTGGAGATAACAGCCTCCGGTTCAGCATCCAGGCCTTCCAATTCACCCAGGAGTCGCAGCAGGAACAG GTCGTCATTAAGTGCCATCTGACGGTTCTTCCAAAGCAGGTTGCTCCCGACAACTTATACAAGGCCTGTTCCTTCCACCAGCCTTCGCTCAG CTGGCGTTCCGCCGATGGAGATGATGCAGTATGCTCCTGCTGTGTGACTGGAGACTGCCTCGGGCACAAACATGGGACAAACATGAAGGCCATCTCCAGCACCCCTACACCTCTCCCAACTACAG AAAAGAAGACCAACACTGCAGTTGGCCCACTTCATTTCCTACCCAGAACTCAATAA
- the si:dkey-85k7.11 gene encoding endonuclease domain-containing 1 protein yields the protein MPLWWLSLLALHLSVGVRLAGAAVSDSFKECSQFFYMRTAPTGIRGGSLRRICQRYDDKPRYATLYDARHRLAVFSAYTFKKTDGRSRMDTPWMYEPQLASANENGNMRTLALSDDADPLIEESQALLTDYTDAVEYERGPLNPDQHQSSSPDKASTYTLTNVVPLIVDFLEGPWTTYTHVVRRRLNNFCLGPAYVVTGVTVSGLSIHRGKETRLAVPNQVWSAYCCPRYDRNAPYEVRFMFPTYAAYGLNQGGQAVLEVPLKTLESLLKNHMGMESDLALFHRDCVSENTAKKKK from the exons ATGCCTCTCTGGTGGCTCTCGCTTCTGGCTCTGCACCTGTCTGTAGGTGTGCGTCTGGCAGGGGCGGCGGTGTCGGACAGCTTCAAAGAGTGCAGCCAGTTCTTTTACATGCGCACGGCACCCACGGGCATCCGAGGAGGTAGCCTACGAAGGATATGCCAGCGCTACGATGACAAGCCGCGGTACGCCACCCTATACGACGCCAGACATCGCTTGGCCGTCTTCTCGGCGTACACATTCAAGAAGACGGACGGCAGGAGTCGCATGGACACGCCATGGATGTATGAACCACAG TTAGCTTCTGCAAACGAGAACGGAAACATGCGGACGCTGGCCCTTAGTGACGACGCCGACCCGCTCATTGAGGAGAGCCAGGCGCTGCTGACCGACTACACCGACGCCGTGGAGTACGAGCGCGGCCCGCTCAACCCTGACCAGCACCAGTCCAGCAGCCCCGACAAGGCCTCCACCTACACGCTCACCAACGTGGTGCCGCTGATCGTCGACTTCCTGGAGGGGCCCTGGACCACCTACACGCATGTGGTCCGCCGCCGCCTCAACAACTTCTGCCTCGGACCCGCCTACGTGGTCACTGGGGTGACCGTCTCCGGGCTCAGCATCCACAGGGGGAAAGAGACCCGGTTGGCCGTCCCGAATCAGGTGTGGTCGGCGTACTGCTGCCCGCGGTACGACCGCAACGCCCCGTACGAGGTGCGCTTCATGTTCCCCACCTACGCGGCGTATGGACTCAACCAGGGTGGACAGGCCGTGCTGGAGGTGCCACTGAAGACTCTGGAGAGCCTCCTGAAGAACCACATGGGCATGGAATCTGACCTGGCGCTCTTCCACAGAGACTGCGTGTCAGAGAACACAGCCAAGAAGAAGaaatag
- the ufsp1 gene encoding inactive Ufm1-specific protease 1, which yields MSDMESSERDAIDWGTKLASEHRVLDNLKSWPETLLMNVHVGLPQPLPVDAKCSLASGECFYFHYGCDGHDDRGWGCGYRTVQTLCSWLCRSWSPPKGSCRSPPSLPDIQRALVTMGDKPATFSGSREWIGTFEASLMMDYFYDVACRIVHVPGGGSQLEDAAQDLHQHFSTHGSPVMMGGDRDNSSKGILGVCTGTQGSYLLVMDPHYYGPPLDREEMQRGGWVSWKKVSSLDRSSFYNLCLPQTAAK from the coding sequence aTGAGTGACATGGAGTCAAGTGAACGAGATGCTATCGACTGGGGAACAAAATTAGCAAGTGAGCACCGAGTGTTAGATAACCTCAAAAGCTGGCCCGAGACATTGCTGATGAATGTCCACGTTGGCTTGCCACAGCCTCTCCCAGTTGATGCCAAGTGCTCGTTGGCGTCCGGCGAGTGTTTTTACTTCCACTACGGCTGCGATGGACACGATGACCGGGGCTGGGGCTGCGGCTACCGCACGGTGCAGACGCTGTGTTCCTGGCTCTGCAGGAGCTGGTCACCTCCGAAGGGGAGCTGCAGATCCCCGCCGAGTCTTCCTGACATTCAGCGAGCTCTGGTCACAATGGGTGACAAACCTGCCACCTTCTCCGGGTCCCGTGAGTGGATAGGTACGTTCGAGGCATCTTTGATGATGGACTATTTCTATGATGTGGCCTGTCGTATCGTCCACGTACCGGGTGGGGGCTCGCAGTTGGAAGACGCAGCACAAGACCTCCACCAGCACTTTAGCACCCACGGTTCACCTGTCATGATGGGTGGGGATAGGGACAATTCTTCTAAGGGTATTTTGGGAGTATGCACCGGGACACAGGGGAGCTACTTGCTTGTTATGGACCCCCATTACTATGGACCTCCGCTTGACAGGGAAGAGATGCAGAGGGGAGGATGGGTGTCGTGGAAGAAAGTGAGCTCTCTGGATCGCAGTTCATTTTACAATCTCTGCCTTCCTCAGACGGCAGCAAAGTGA
- the LOC121689306 gene encoding zona pellucida sperm-binding protein 3-like isoform X2, with protein MHLLFQTISAIIAFTFTYGVSHISNNKNSVLFENATNLSTSSLVVPQRRKSLAYKLKHLEEFSGKEIEDGSSKSGLRLACGEKNLKITIKRDFFGRGVPFPPSFIRLGDDPEAHGVCRPPQMNLLSSTEMVLSAGLHDCGSKSEVIGDWLIYSNRLVFTPAPLQTFSGSLIQRGLPSVVLIECHYKRRQTVRSEPLTPTWLPMTSTVQAAGLLSFSLKVMGDDWRSVSSSMVYLQGEPVFLEAAVSAPLHPLLRLCLVDSLMPYSSSQFAPRAGDNSLRFSIQAFQFTQESQQEQVVIKCHLTVLPKQVAPDNLYKACSFHQPSLSWRSADGDDAVCSCCVTGDCLGHKHGTNMKAISSTPTPLPTTEKKTNTAVGPLHFLPRTQ; from the exons ATGCATCTACTTTTTCAAACAATTTCAGCTATCATTGCATTTACCTTTACTTATGGTGTTTCGCATATctctaataataaaaacagtgtTTTGTTTGAAAATGCTACCAACCTCTCTACTTCAAGCCTCGTGGTTCCTCAAAGGAGAAAGTCGTTAGcctacaaactcaaacatttagAAGAATTCTCTGGTAAGGAAATTGAAGACGGGTCTAGTAAATCGGGTTTGAGATTAGCCTGCGGAGAGAAGAACTTGAAGATTACTATCAAGAGAGACTTCTTCGGTAGAGGTGTCCCTTTCCCCCCAAGCTTTATCCGACTCGGTGATGACCCCGAGGCTCATGGAGTATGTAGGCCTCCTCAGATGAATCTTTTGTCCTCCACCGAGATGGTGCTGTCTGCTGGTTTACATGACTGTGGGAGCAAATCAGAA GTGATTGGAGACTGGCTTATTTACTCCAATAGACTAGTGTTCACCCCTGCACCGCTACAAACCTTTAGTGGCAGTCTGATCCAGCGGGGATTGCCCTCAGTGGTGCTTATTGAATGTCATTATAAAAG gaggcaaACAGTAAGAAGTGAGCCCTTGACCCCCACCTGGTTACCGATGACCTCCACTGTCCAGGCTGCAGGACTGCTGAGTTTTTCCCTGAAGGTCATGGGGG ATGACTGGAGGTCTGTCAGCAGTTCCATGGTCTACCTGCAGGGGGAGCCAGTGTTCCTGGAGGCGGCGGTGTCCGCTCCTCTGCACCCTCTTCTGCGTCT GTGTCTGGTTGACAGCCTGATGCCCTACTCCTCGTCCCAGTTTGCCCCTAGAGCTGGAGATAACAGCCTCCGGTTCAGCATCCAGGCCTTCCAATTCACCCAGGAGTCGCAGCAGGAACAG GTCGTCATTAAGTGCCATCTGACGGTTCTTCCAAAGCAGGTTGCTCCCGACAACTTATACAAGGCCTGTTCCTTCCACCAGCCTTCGCTCAG CTGGCGTTCCGCCGATGGAGATGATGCAGTATGCTCCTGCTGTGTGACTGGAGACTGCCTCGGGCACAAACATGGGACAAACATGAAGGCCATCTCCAGCACCCCTACACCTCTCCCAACTACAG AAAAGAAGACCAACACTGCAGTTGGCCCACTTCATTTCCTACCCAGAACTCAATAA